Proteins from a genomic interval of Gluconacetobacter diazotrophicus PA1 5:
- a CDS encoding nucleoside hydrolase, with amino-acid sequence MFFCPLRRAMRLGTTRRESTPREVPRRAFRRALGAGVLGLLAAWLTAGPPARAAAPQLVIEDNDFLGPGGSDQQSIIPLLFNPAVRVLGFTVVTGDGWENQESAHLRRFLDIIGRGDVPVADGAVYPLINSVPMMRLREQQYGVIPWKGAWGGIGSIDGTPATQPPLPDLKEGAPAQRPIDDSAALFLIRQVHNHPHQVTIVAAGPLTNLALAIRIDPTFAATAKQLVFMGGLLDTSMKSLTGNVDFASDFNMIFDPEAAHITLTAPWPSITVVGNVSNDLMMTRDYLKRITQKKTKMTDYIGTYYDPLPMWDELATAIAADPGLITSSIDAYMDIDISKGPQYGHAVVWPDATAPRAMGVRKVRIVQSVDAGRFLATFLHEAQSDIHPSHAFPRP; translated from the coding sequence ATGTTTTTCTGCCCTCTCCGGCGCGCGATGCGCCTCGGGACGACCCGACGCGAATCGACGCCGCGCGAAGTGCCGCGCCGCGCCTTCCGCCGCGCCCTGGGCGCCGGCGTGCTCGGCCTGCTGGCCGCCTGGCTGACGGCCGGGCCGCCCGCGCGGGCGGCCGCCCCGCAACTGGTGATCGAGGACAATGATTTCCTCGGTCCCGGCGGATCGGACCAGCAATCGATCATTCCGCTGCTGTTCAATCCGGCGGTCCGGGTCCTGGGCTTCACCGTCGTGACCGGCGATGGCTGGGAAAACCAGGAATCCGCCCATCTGCGCCGGTTCCTGGACATTATCGGCCGGGGCGACGTGCCGGTGGCGGACGGCGCGGTCTATCCGCTGATCAACAGCGTGCCGATGATGCGCCTGCGCGAACAGCAATACGGCGTCATCCCGTGGAAGGGCGCCTGGGGCGGAATCGGGTCGATCGACGGCACGCCCGCGACCCAGCCCCCCTTGCCGGACCTGAAGGAGGGCGCCCCGGCACAGCGTCCGATCGATGACAGTGCGGCCCTGTTCCTGATCCGTCAGGTCCACAATCACCCCCATCAGGTCACCATCGTGGCCGCCGGGCCGCTGACCAACCTGGCGCTGGCGATCCGCATCGACCCGACCTTCGCCGCGACGGCGAAACAACTGGTGTTCATGGGCGGATTGCTGGACACCAGCATGAAATCGCTGACCGGGAACGTCGATTTCGCCTCGGACTTCAACATGATCTTCGACCCGGAGGCGGCGCATATCACGCTGACGGCACCGTGGCCGTCGATCACCGTCGTGGGCAACGTGTCGAACGACCTGATGATGACGCGCGACTACCTGAAGCGCATCACGCAGAAGAAGACGAAAATGACGGACTATATCGGCACCTATTACGACCCGCTGCCGATGTGGGACGAACTGGCGACGGCGATCGCCGCCGACCCCGGCCTGATCACGTCCTCGATCGACGCCTATATGGACATCGACATTTCCAAGGGGCCGCAATACGGCCACGCCGTCGTCTGGCCGGATGCCACCGCGCCCAGGGCGATGGGCGTCCGCAAGGTGCGGATCGTGCAGTCCGTGGATGCGGGACGCTTCCTCGCCACGTTCCTGCACGAGGCCCAGAGCGACATCCATCCGTCCCATGCCTTCCCCCGGCCCTGA
- a CDS encoding DUF1489 family protein → MLHMVKLAVGIASIDDLAHRQRTMMEGAGDGLDGTHADGRPWLRTRMYPRRAEEILQGGSLYRVIGGMILCRQRIADIRPDVREDGAACALVVLAPAIVPVVPRPMRPFQGWRYLRPADAPPDLGAGGGDATALPEALRRDLAGLCLI, encoded by the coding sequence ATGTTGCACATGGTCAAGCTGGCGGTCGGAATCGCATCGATCGACGACCTGGCGCATCGTCAGCGCACGATGATGGAGGGCGCCGGAGATGGGCTGGACGGCACGCACGCCGACGGACGGCCCTGGCTGCGTACCCGCATGTATCCCCGCCGGGCAGAAGAAATTCTGCAGGGCGGTTCGCTCTACCGGGTCATCGGCGGCATGATCCTGTGCCGGCAGCGCATCGCTGATATCCGCCCGGACGTGCGCGAAGACGGGGCGGCCTGCGCGCTGGTAGTGCTGGCCCCCGCGATCGTCCCGGTCGTCCCGCGCCCGATGCGCCCCTTCCAGGGCTGGCGCTACCTGCGCCCGGCCGACGCCCCGCCCGATCTGGGCGCGGGCGGCGGCGACGCCACGGCGCTGCCCGAAGCGCTGCGGCGGGACTTGGCGGGGCTGTGCCTGATCTAG
- a CDS encoding lytic transglycosylase domain-containing protein — MTRRLTPPDDAAPPAARRPHGGYGVVIGLSLLGAAATLAACSTAPGSRYSRYYARNGAYRAPGPAEDPWGPYIAEASGRFAVPQEWIRAVIQQESGGHEYLDGQPITSSAGAMGLMQLMPQTYADMQDQNTLGPDPYEPHDNILAGTAYIRQMYDRYGAPGFLAAYNAGPQRLDDYLQTGRSLPNETVNYLASVTPNLGSTIPLSGPLAAYGTGTQMVSATPTPLPVAMASAARPAGPRLPVVVTPTIANPTGGQPIQYAAYVPPRPRAARCAQDPNAAYDPDAPCLPMVSGPPQPLPPPAPVLPAVVTAATMPPAPSRMAPIVPAIIHIPLSGRALPPDGVNYGQWAIQVGAFTSEGQARFANTMARQAAFNALNGARGVVQPIPSPGGHAVYRARLAGLAQNSAATACTTLRQQGLACMIVRPGH, encoded by the coding sequence ATGACCCGACGTCTGACGCCACCGGACGATGCCGCCCCACCCGCCGCGCGCCGGCCGCACGGCGGATACGGCGTCGTGATCGGCCTGTCGCTGCTGGGCGCGGCCGCGACGCTGGCGGCCTGCAGCACCGCGCCCGGGTCACGCTATTCGCGCTATTATGCCCGCAACGGCGCCTACCGCGCCCCCGGCCCGGCCGAGGACCCATGGGGCCCGTACATCGCCGAGGCCTCGGGCCGCTTCGCGGTGCCGCAGGAATGGATCCGCGCCGTCATCCAGCAGGAATCGGGCGGCCATGAATACCTGGACGGCCAGCCGATCACTTCCTCCGCCGGGGCGATGGGCCTGATGCAGTTGATGCCGCAGACCTATGCCGACATGCAGGACCAGAACACGCTCGGCCCCGACCCGTACGAACCGCACGACAATATCCTGGCCGGCACCGCCTATATCCGGCAGATGTACGACCGCTACGGCGCACCGGGATTCCTGGCGGCCTACAACGCCGGACCGCAGCGGCTGGACGATTATCTGCAGACCGGGCGGTCGCTGCCGAACGAGACGGTCAATTACCTGGCCTCGGTCACACCCAACCTGGGCAGCACCATCCCCCTCAGCGGCCCGCTGGCGGCCTATGGCACCGGCACGCAGATGGTCTCGGCCACACCGACGCCCCTGCCGGTGGCCATGGCATCCGCCGCACGGCCGGCCGGCCCCCGGCTGCCGGTCGTCGTCACGCCCACGATCGCCAACCCGACCGGCGGCCAGCCGATCCAGTACGCGGCCTATGTCCCGCCGCGCCCCCGTGCCGCGCGCTGCGCGCAGGACCCCAACGCGGCCTACGACCCCGACGCGCCCTGCCTGCCCATGGTCAGCGGCCCGCCGCAACCTCTGCCGCCCCCGGCACCGGTGCTGCCGGCAGTCGTCACCGCCGCCACGATGCCGCCGGCCCCGTCCCGGATGGCGCCCATCGTTCCCGCGATCATTCATATTCCGCTCTCGGGCCGTGCCCTGCCGCCTGACGGCGTGAATTACGGCCAATGGGCCATCCAGGTCGGCGCCTTCACTTCGGAGGGCCAGGCCCGCTTCGCCAACACGATGGCCCGCCAGGCCGCGTTCAACGCCCTGAATGGTGCCCGCGGCGTCGTGCAGCCCATCCCGTCGCCCGGCGGTCACGCCGTCTATCGCGCGCGGCTGGCCGGCCTGGCGCAGAACAGCGCGGCCACGGCCTGCACCACCCTGCGGCAGCAGGGACTGGCATGCATGATCGTCCGGCCGGGGCATTAG
- a CDS encoding glycoside hydrolase family 3 C-terminal domain-containing protein → MAALGVASILPVMQSVSRAGAVDRGTRIASMVARLTPAEKLALVQAEMTPAQGGGPMIVTLPGVPRVGLPALRMALGDGPGLPSPLALMATWDTDLARRAGLAHAHAVRAAGRAIVPMGGVGPVPTGRTRDGEDPLLSGRVMGGAASGLLAGHVLPLFGGKGVAGPGATRADRLLGLYLAMEQARGAGILCRTAIADAHPAATWTGGGRSAMDGISGMIAELADREVAGDGMARQPFLLATLAAGVDLEGSPATDTLFAVVLRQAVSGGAVQPATLDRMIAHILLPLDQAGVIDRPPPFGALGTVQPPHDPLAEEELAEGAVLLRNENDVLPLATTGGATADGPVLIVGAGAAHDAARALVEALGRTGQAARLAADSPGGGHSPADVARADRIVVFSEGPQDDRLIAAIAGSGGHVVVVLLSDDPDRPMPWLDLVDGVVQAWSWRGGGEAALAALLTGQRDFAGRLPATFTGGQVPAQVSLSGYKAFDRAHVAPLFPFGYGLSVRARFSYSDLRVTRDGTRLVVSFGVTNSGSGAGRDVPQVYLDLPAGVGDAPKRLVGWRVVQLEPGQAARLSLGIDAHLLGQWHPATLEWVVPAGDYALSLGAHSANLVRQAMVHLPELHVPGALPDSESE, encoded by the coding sequence GTGGCGGCCCTGGGCGTCGCGTCGATCCTGCCGGTCATGCAGTCCGTGTCGCGGGCCGGCGCGGTGGACCGGGGGACGCGAATCGCGTCGATGGTGGCGCGCCTGACGCCGGCGGAAAAGCTGGCCCTGGTCCAGGCCGAAATGACCCCGGCGCAGGGCGGCGGCCCCATGATCGTCACCCTGCCGGGGGTTCCGCGCGTGGGCCTGCCCGCGTTGCGCATGGCGCTGGGCGACGGGCCGGGCCTGCCGTCGCCGTTGGCGCTGATGGCGACATGGGACACGGATCTGGCGCGGCGGGCCGGGCTGGCGCACGCGCATGCGGTTCGCGCGGCCGGGCGGGCCATCGTGCCGATGGGGGGCGTCGGGCCGGTGCCGACCGGGCGGACGCGCGATGGCGAAGACCCGTTGCTGAGCGGCCGGGTGATGGGGGGCGCCGCCTCCGGGCTGCTGGCGGGCCATGTGCTGCCGCTGTTCGGCGGCAAGGGCGTCGCCGGCCCCGGCGCCACGCGCGCCGACCGGCTGCTGGGCCTGTACCTGGCGATGGAACAGGCCCGGGGCGCCGGAATCCTGTGCCGGACGGCGATCGCCGACGCTCATCCTGCGGCGACATGGACGGGAGGCGGACGATCCGCGATGGATGGCATTTCCGGCATGATCGCCGAGCTGGCGGACCGCGAGGTCGCGGGCGACGGCATGGCGCGCCAGCCTTTCCTGCTGGCGACGCTGGCCGCCGGCGTGGACCTGGAGGGATCGCCGGCGACGGACACCCTGTTCGCCGTGGTCTTGCGGCAGGCGGTGAGCGGCGGCGCGGTGCAGCCCGCCACGCTGGACCGGATGATCGCGCATATCCTGCTGCCGCTGGACCAGGCCGGCGTGATCGACCGCCCGCCGCCCTTCGGTGCGCTGGGTACGGTCCAGCCGCCGCACGATCCGCTGGCGGAGGAGGAACTGGCGGAGGGCGCCGTCCTGCTGCGGAACGAAAACGATGTGCTGCCGCTGGCGACCACGGGCGGCGCCACCGCCGATGGCCCGGTCCTGATCGTGGGCGCGGGTGCCGCGCACGACGCGGCCCGCGCGCTGGTGGAGGCCCTGGGCCGCACGGGGCAGGCGGCGCGGCTGGCTGCCGATTCGCCGGGGGGCGGGCACTCGCCCGCCGATGTCGCGCGGGCGGATCGGATCGTGGTTTTTTCCGAGGGGCCGCAGGATGACCGGCTGATCGCCGCCATCGCGGGCAGCGGCGGCCATGTGGTGGTCGTGCTGCTGTCGGACGATCCGGACCGGCCCATGCCGTGGCTGGACCTGGTCGACGGTGTGGTTCAGGCCTGGTCCTGGCGCGGCGGGGGCGAGGCCGCGCTGGCGGCGCTGCTGACCGGTCAGCGGGATTTCGCCGGGCGGCTGCCCGCGACCTTCACGGGCGGGCAGGTGCCGGCGCAGGTCAGCCTGTCGGGCTACAAGGCGTTCGACCGCGCGCATGTCGCGCCGCTGTTTCCGTTCGGCTACGGGCTGTCGGTCCGAGCGCGGTTTTCATACAGCGACCTGCGGGTGACGCGGGACGGGACGCGGCTGGTCGTGTCCTTCGGCGTGACCAATTCCGGCAGCGGCGCGGGCCGCGACGTGCCGCAGGTCTATCTGGACCTGCCCGCCGGGGTGGGTGACGCGCCGAAGCGGCTGGTGGGCTGGCGCGTCGTGCAACTGGAACCGGGGCAGGCGGCGCGCCTGTCGCTGGGCATCGACGCGCATCTGCTGGGACAGTGGCACCCCGCCACGCTGGAATGGGTGGTGCCGGCCGGCGATTATGCGCTTTCGCTGGGGGCGCATTCGGCCAACCTGGTCCGCCAGGCCATGGTTCACCTGCCGGAACTGCACGTGCCCGGAGCGCTGCCCGACAGCGAAAGCGAATAA
- a CDS encoding MFS transporter, with protein sequence MPLPLLALALASFGIGTTEFVIMGLLPQLADNLGVSIPAAGQLVSGYALGVTVGAPIVAVATAPLRRKTALLVLMAMFIVGNFCCAVAPTYLLLMAARVMTAFCHGAFFGTAAIVAADLVPRNKRAQALSLVFAGLTLANVFGVPFGTALGQWAGWRATFWAVCAIGVVALLAIVVLVPGGDDHAPARVLAELRVLRRRQVLLTMLISTMCSASLFSVFTYITPLLQIRAGLSPQMVTVALLLFGAGITIGNLAGGRLADWVLLPSVIMALVASIVVLVAFVETSHFAVASMATLFLWGIIVFALVPPLQYRVVQQAAEAPNMASTLNQGAFNLGNAVGAWIGGLVVSSPWSYGALPVVGAVLALAALLLVLWAQAAERGTVAAR encoded by the coding sequence GTGCCCCTGCCCCTTCTCGCGCTCGCGCTCGCCTCGTTCGGAATCGGAACGACCGAATTCGTCATCATGGGGTTGCTGCCCCAGCTGGCCGACAATCTGGGCGTGTCGATCCCCGCCGCCGGGCAACTCGTCTCGGGCTATGCGCTGGGGGTGACGGTGGGGGCGCCGATCGTGGCGGTCGCGACCGCGCCCCTGCGCCGCAAGACCGCCCTGCTGGTCCTGATGGCCATGTTCATCGTCGGTAATTTCTGCTGCGCCGTCGCGCCCACCTACCTGCTGCTGATGGCGGCGCGGGTCATGACCGCCTTCTGTCACGGGGCCTTCTTCGGCACCGCGGCCATCGTGGCGGCCGACCTGGTTCCGCGCAACAAGCGGGCGCAGGCCCTGTCCCTGGTGTTCGCCGGCCTGACCCTGGCCAACGTGTTCGGCGTCCCGTTCGGCACCGCGCTGGGCCAGTGGGCGGGGTGGCGCGCGACCTTCTGGGCGGTCTGCGCCATCGGGGTCGTGGCGCTGCTGGCCATCGTCGTGCTGGTGCCGGGCGGGGACGACCACGCCCCGGCCCGCGTGCTGGCGGAACTGCGCGTGCTGCGCCGGCGGCAGGTCCTGCTGACCATGCTGATCTCGACCATGTGCTCCGCCAGCCTGTTCAGCGTCTTTACCTACATCACCCCGCTGCTGCAGATCCGGGCCGGCCTGTCGCCGCAGATGGTCACGGTGGCGCTGCTGCTGTTCGGGGCGGGCATCACCATCGGCAACCTGGCCGGCGGCCGCCTGGCGGACTGGGTGCTGCTGCCTTCGGTCATCATGGCGCTGGTGGCGTCGATCGTGGTGCTGGTGGCGTTCGTCGAAACCAGCCATTTCGCCGTCGCCTCCATGGCCACGCTGTTCCTGTGGGGCATCATCGTGTTCGCGCTGGTCCCGCCCCTGCAATATCGCGTCGTGCAGCAGGCGGCCGAGGCCCCGAACATGGCCTCGACCCTCAACCAGGGCGCCTTCAACCTGGGCAACGCGGTGGGGGCGTGGATCGGCGGGCTGGTCGTGTCCTCGCCCTGGTCCTATGGCGCGCTGCCGGTCGTGGGCGCGGTGCTGGCGCTGGCGGCGCTGCTGCTGGTCCTGTGGGCGCAGGCCGCCGAACGCGGTACGGTGGCCGCACGCTAG
- a CDS encoding DUF3576 domain-containing protein translates to MTVRPPSAIRRSLSSRARLLPALALSPMLAVLAACGSSPHSADAGLAMPKNHLLSEDRSASGGDDQIGNSGVNAYLWRGAIDTLSFMPFASADAVGGVILTDWYTPPATKNERFKITAYVLSRNLRSDAIRVSVFRQAFTDGQWTDTPVAPNTVSDITSRILTRARQLRADSGGH, encoded by the coding sequence ATGACCGTTCGACCGCCATCCGCCATCCGCCGTTCCCTTTCGTCGCGGGCGCGCCTGCTGCCCGCGCTGGCCCTTTCCCCCATGCTCGCCGTCCTGGCCGCGTGCGGCAGTTCGCCGCACAGCGCCGACGCCGGGCTGGCCATGCCGAAGAACCACCTGCTGAGCGAGGATCGTTCGGCCAGCGGCGGCGACGACCAGATCGGCAACAGCGGCGTGAACGCCTATCTGTGGCGCGGCGCGATCGACACCCTGTCCTTCATGCCGTTCGCCTCGGCCGACGCGGTGGGGGGGGTGATCCTGACCGACTGGTACACGCCGCCCGCGACCAAGAACGAACGCTTCAAGATCACGGCCTATGTGCTGTCGCGCAACCTGCGGTCCGACGCCATCCGCGTGTCAGTCTTCCGCCAGGCCTTCACCGACGGCCAGTGGACCGACACCCCGGTCGCGCCGAACACGGTTTCGGACATCACGTCCCGCATCCTGACCCGGGCGCGGCAGCTTCGCGCCGACAGCGGCGGCCACTGA
- the leuS gene encoding leucine--tRNA ligase, whose translation MTENSPAPYDFRTAEPHWQAEWDRAGAFDVPDVPPADRPKYYVLEMFPYPSGQLHMGHVRNYTLGDVVARYKRARGHSVLHPMGWTRSACRRKTRRANAACTRRPGPGQIAAMRATLKRLGFSFNWDREIATCLPDYYGKQQKLFLDMLGAGLVERRESWVNWDPVDHTVLANEQVVDGRGWRSGALIEKKQLSQWFLRITKFAPDLLDGLSHLPRWPERVRTMQERWIGRSVGARVRFALHAPPEGFDTDLDSVEVFTTRPDTLFGMAFLAVAADHPLAAKVAQDNPAAAAFIAECRRLGTSEEAIETAEKRGFDTGLRVSHPFLPDRSFPVWIANFVLMDYGTGAIFGCPCGDQRDLDFANAYHLPFQPVILPPGEDATTFTITGKAWDGDGTLFNSGFLDGLDSATAKAEAITRLEGMGVGRGVVNWRLRDWGISRQRYWGCPIPVIHCASCGAVPVPDDRLPVVLPEDVTFDRPGNPLDHHPTWKHVACPRCGAAATRETDTFDTFVDSSWYFARFTAPHAAAPTVRPAADGWLPVDQYIGGIEHAILHLLYARFFTRAMRETGHVGLDEPFDGLFTQGMVNHESYRDAAGQWLYPEEVDRRADGAVSRDTGAPVTIGRVEKMSKSKRNTVAPVAIIERFGADTARWFVLSDSPPERDMEWTEAGVAGAARFLQRLYRTVRTVAESVQPVAEAAATPTEAADTLRRATHRAIAAVTDALESFAINVAVARLHELTTALAESERASGDDGMDFARREAALTLCLLAAPMVPHQAEDMLALLEPGQSPAVSRPWPVAEPELLVARQVTIAVQIMGKLRGTVAAPPDAPADAVIALAETETNVARLLEGKRIVKRIHVPNRIVNFVIAG comes from the coding sequence ATGACCGAGAATTCCCCCGCCCCCTATGATTTCCGCACGGCCGAGCCGCACTGGCAGGCCGAATGGGACCGGGCGGGGGCTTTCGACGTGCCCGACGTGCCCCCCGCCGACCGCCCGAAATATTACGTGCTGGAGATGTTCCCCTACCCGTCGGGGCAGCTTCATATGGGCCATGTCCGCAACTATACGCTGGGCGACGTGGTGGCTCGGTACAAGCGGGCCCGCGGCCATTCGGTGCTGCACCCGATGGGCTGGACGCGTTCGGCCTGCCGGCGGAAAACGCGGCGCGCGAACGCGGCGTGCACCCGCAGGCCTGGACCTGGACAAATCGCCGCCATGCGCGCGACGCTGAAGCGCCTGGGCTTCTCGTTCAACTGGGACCGCGAGATCGCGACCTGCCTGCCGGACTATTACGGCAAGCAGCAGAAGCTGTTCCTGGACATGCTGGGGGCCGGCCTGGTCGAACGCCGCGAAAGCTGGGTGAACTGGGACCCGGTGGACCATACGGTGCTGGCGAACGAACAGGTGGTGGACGGCCGCGGCTGGCGGTCCGGCGCGCTGATCGAAAAGAAGCAGCTTTCGCAGTGGTTCCTGCGCATCACCAAATTCGCGCCCGACCTGCTGGACGGGCTGTCGCACCTGCCCCGCTGGCCCGAGCGGGTACGGACGATGCAGGAACGCTGGATCGGCCGGTCGGTCGGCGCGCGGGTGCGTTTTGCCCTGCATGCCCCGCCCGAGGGTTTCGACACCGACCTCGATTCGGTCGAGGTCTTCACCACGCGGCCGGATACGCTGTTCGGCATGGCCTTCCTCGCCGTCGCGGCGGACCACCCGCTGGCGGCCAAGGTGGCGCAGGACAATCCCGCCGCCGCCGCGTTCATCGCCGAATGCCGCCGCCTGGGCACGTCCGAGGAAGCGATCGAAACGGCGGAAAAGCGCGGTTTCGATACCGGGTTGCGGGTATCGCATCCCTTCCTGCCGGATCGCAGCTTCCCGGTCTGGATCGCCAATTTCGTGCTGATGGATTACGGCACGGGCGCGATCTTCGGCTGCCCCTGCGGTGACCAGCGCGACCTGGATTTCGCCAATGCCTATCACCTGCCGTTCCAGCCGGTGATCCTGCCGCCCGGCGAGGACGCCACGACCTTCACCATTACCGGCAAGGCGTGGGACGGTGACGGCACGCTGTTCAATTCCGGCTTCCTCGACGGGCTGGATTCGGCCACCGCGAAGGCCGAGGCGATCACCCGGCTGGAAGGCATGGGCGTCGGCCGGGGCGTGGTGAACTGGCGCCTGCGCGACTGGGGCATCTCGCGCCAGCGGTACTGGGGCTGCCCGATCCCGGTGATCCATTGCGCGTCCTGCGGCGCGGTGCCGGTGCCCGACGACCGGTTGCCCGTGGTGCTGCCCGAGGACGTGACGTTCGACCGTCCCGGCAATCCGCTGGACCATCATCCGACCTGGAAGCACGTCGCCTGCCCGCGTTGCGGCGCCGCCGCCACGCGTGAAACCGATACGTTCGACACGTTCGTGGACAGTTCGTGGTACTTCGCCCGCTTCACCGCGCCGCACGCGGCAGCGCCGACCGTGCGCCCGGCGGCGGACGGCTGGCTGCCGGTCGACCAGTATATCGGCGGCATCGAACACGCGATCCTGCATCTGCTCTATGCCCGCTTCTTCACCCGGGCGATGCGCGAAACCGGGCATGTCGGGCTGGACGAGCCGTTCGACGGCCTGTTCACCCAGGGCATGGTGAACCACGAGAGCTATCGCGACGCGGCGGGCCAGTGGCTGTATCCCGAGGAAGTCGACCGCCGTGCCGATGGCGCGGTCAGCCGCGATACCGGCGCCCCGGTGACGATCGGCCGCGTCGAGAAAATGTCCAAGTCCAAGCGCAACACCGTAGCGCCGGTCGCGATCATCGAACGGTTCGGCGCCGATACCGCACGCTGGTTCGTGCTGTCGGACAGCCCGCCGGAACGCGACATGGAATGGACCGAGGCCGGCGTGGCCGGCGCCGCGCGCTTCCTGCAGCGGCTGTACCGGACCGTGCGCACCGTCGCCGAATCCGTGCAGCCCGTGGCGGAAGCCGCCGCCACGCCCACGGAAGCCGCCGATACGCTGCGCCGGGCCACCCACCGCGCCATCGCCGCCGTGACCGACGCGCTGGAAAGCTTCGCGATCAACGTCGCGGTGGCCCGCCTGCACGAACTGACGACCGCGCTGGCGGAGTCCGAACGCGCGTCAGGCGACGACGGCATGGATTTCGCCCGGCGCGAGGCCGCGCTGACCCTGTGCCTGCTGGCCGCCCCGATGGTGCCGCACCAGGCCGAGGACATGCTGGCCCTGCTGGAGCCCGGACAATCCCCCGCCGTCAGCCGCCCGTGGCCGGTCGCCGAGCCCGAACTGCTGGTCGCCCGCCAGGTCACGATCGCGGTTCAGATCATGGGCAAGCTGCGCGGCACGGTCGCGGCCCCGCCCGACGCCCCGGCGGATGCGGTCATCGCCCTGGCGGAAACGGAGACCAACGTCGCCCGGCTGCTGGAGGGCAAGCGCATCGTCAAGCGCATCCACGTGCCCAACCGCATCGTCAATTTCGTGATCGCGGGCTGA
- a CDS encoding LPS assembly lipoprotein LptE: MTAPPRRAVLGALLLAGSLSLGGCGFQPLYGGKGAGGSAADNIPDELRQVYVASIPERYGQELRLFLQQDLAGAGPEDPTGYTLRVNSYVMNEAIDIHSDNTSGRTRATGHAHWMLYTVAPNPVLLTQGDAQTVDGENESFEQYFAQNLNQATLGRRVADTIAERITQQLAVWFRSHTTPAQRVVAPQPTYIDPNVMPNASNEMPRQSVGEDGMPGMAIGRSLPNPSGASETEPANGTLINQ; the protein is encoded by the coding sequence ATGACCGCCCCGCCGCGCCGCGCCGTCCTTGGGGCCCTGTTGCTGGCCGGGTCGCTGTCCCTGGGCGGATGCGGCTTCCAGCCCCTCTATGGCGGCAAGGGTGCCGGCGGCAGCGCCGCGGACAACATTCCCGACGAGCTTCGGCAGGTCTATGTCGCGAGCATTCCGGAACGGTACGGCCAGGAATTGCGGCTGTTCCTGCAGCAGGACCTGGCCGGTGCCGGCCCCGAGGACCCGACCGGCTATACGCTGCGCGTCAATTCCTATGTGATGAACGAAGCGATCGACATCCATTCGGACAACACCAGCGGGCGTACCCGCGCCACGGGCCACGCGCACTGGATGCTGTATACCGTCGCCCCCAACCCCGTCCTTCTGACCCAGGGCGACGCCCAGACCGTGGACGGCGAGAACGAGTCTTTCGAGCAGTATTTCGCCCAGAACCTGAACCAGGCCACGCTCGGCCGGCGCGTGGCCGACACGATCGCCGAGCGCATCACCCAGCAGCTCGCGGTATGGTTCCGCAGCCATACCACGCCCGCCCAGCGGGTCGTCGCCCCGCAGCCGACCTATATCGACCCGAACGTCATGCCCAATGCCAGCAACGAGATGCCACGCCAGTCGGTCGGCGAGGACGGCATGCCGGGCATGGCCATCGGACGTTCGCTGCCCAACCCGTCCGGCGCGTCGGAGACCGAGCCCGCCAACGGGACCCTGATCAACCAGTGA